One genomic region from Nocardia vinacea encodes:
- a CDS encoding cytochrome c oxidase assembly protein has translation MSSPQDSSVAPELEAGKPGSGATFATLTVLAGAIAAVVAAMIVGLSAAQALSLLGIPDPGPLTTYGLPAMRALADLSAALTVGSLLLAAFLVPPQANGLLDVGGYRALRRASNFALTWACCAALLIPLTVSDTTGQPVGQIWRPEQLWHAIGQVDLAQAWRTTAVFALIVAVGCRLALRWGWAPVLFGGAIVTMMPLALTGHSSAGGAHDLATNSLILHLVSAAVWVGGLFAVLAHAMRGGEHTDVAARRFSLTATIAFVVIGVSGVINSWVRVPWSDLFTTTYGRLVLAKAGALLVLGVFGYLQRRASLPALAANPRDRAALIRFGGLEVLIFAATMGLAVGLGRTPPPPPTSVPTPTEVELGYNLDGPPTASRILFDWRFDLIFGTLAIVLAVLYLLGVRRLRARGDAWPVGRTIAWLSACAILLFATSSGVGRYSPAVFSVHMGQHMALSMLAPILFALGGAVTLALRALPAAGRGGVPGPREWILASVHNPVSRFLTHPIVASVIFVGGFYALYMGGIYDSFVDSHAAHLMMNLHFLLSGYLFYWVVIGIDPKPRQVQPLTKLGMVFGSLPFHAFFGIALMSMTTVMGGWFFRSLALGWNSDLLGDQRTGGSLAWASGEVPLVVVMLALLIQWSRSDAKLAKRTDRAADRDHDAELAAHNAMFAELAKRDRGIRH, from the coding sequence ATGTCGTCACCGCAGGACTCGTCCGTCGCACCCGAGCTCGAAGCGGGTAAGCCGGGCTCCGGGGCGACCTTTGCGACATTGACGGTACTGGCCGGCGCGATAGCTGCGGTGGTCGCCGCGATGATCGTCGGACTGTCGGCGGCGCAGGCGCTGAGTCTGCTCGGGATTCCGGATCCGGGACCGCTGACCACCTATGGCCTGCCCGCGATGCGCGCACTCGCCGATCTGTCCGCCGCGCTGACCGTCGGCTCACTGTTGCTCGCCGCATTCCTGGTGCCCCCGCAGGCCAATGGGCTGCTCGATGTCGGCGGATATCGCGCGCTGCGGCGCGCCTCGAACTTCGCATTGACCTGGGCATGCTGCGCGGCACTGCTCATACCGCTGACAGTGTCGGACACCACCGGGCAGCCGGTGGGGCAGATCTGGCGGCCGGAGCAGTTGTGGCACGCGATCGGCCAAGTGGACTTGGCCCAGGCATGGCGGACAACGGCGGTGTTCGCGCTGATCGTCGCGGTGGGTTGCCGACTCGCGCTGCGTTGGGGATGGGCCCCGGTGTTGTTCGGTGGCGCGATCGTGACCATGATGCCGCTGGCGCTGACCGGGCATTCGTCTGCGGGTGGTGCGCACGACCTGGCCACCAACAGTCTGATCCTGCACCTGGTTTCGGCGGCGGTATGGGTCGGCGGATTGTTCGCGGTGCTCGCGCATGCGATGCGCGGTGGCGAGCACACCGATGTCGCGGCCAGGCGGTTCTCGCTCACCGCCACCATCGCCTTCGTCGTGATCGGCGTCAGCGGTGTGATCAATTCCTGGGTGCGGGTGCCGTGGAGCGATCTGTTCACCACCACCTACGGCCGACTCGTGCTCGCCAAGGCCGGTGCGCTCCTAGTGCTCGGTGTATTCGGATATCTGCAGCGCCGCGCCAGCCTTCCGGCGCTCGCCGCGAATCCGCGTGACCGCGCCGCGCTCATCCGATTCGGTGGGCTGGAGGTGCTGATCTTCGCGGCGACCATGGGTCTGGCCGTCGGGTTGGGGCGTACGCCGCCACCGCCGCCGACCAGCGTGCCGACACCCACCGAGGTGGAACTCGGCTACAACCTCGACGGCCCGCCGACCGCGTCGCGAATACTGTTCGACTGGCGCTTCGACTTGATCTTCGGCACGCTGGCCATCGTGCTTGCCGTGCTGTACCTGCTGGGGGTGCGGCGGTTGCGCGCGCGGGGCGATGCCTGGCCGGTCGGGCGGACCATCGCCTGGTTGTCGGCCTGCGCAATCCTGCTTTTCGCCACCTCGTCGGGGGTCGGGCGGTACTCGCCCGCGGTCTTCAGCGTGCACATGGGGCAGCACATGGCGTTATCGATGCTTGCGCCGATTCTGTTCGCGCTCGGCGGTGCGGTCACCCTGGCGCTGCGGGCATTGCCCGCGGCCGGGCGCGGCGGCGTTCCCGGGCCGCGGGAGTGGATTCTGGCCTCGGTGCACAATCCGGTCTCGCGTTTTCTTACCCATCCGATCGTCGCGTCGGTGATCTTCGTGGGCGGGTTCTACGCCCTCTATATGGGCGGCATCTACGACTCGTTCGTCGACTCCCATGCGGCGCATCTGATGATGAATCTGCATTTCCTGCTCAGTGGTTATCTGTTCTATTGGGTGGTCATCGGCATCGACCCCAAGCCGCGCCAGGTGCAGCCGCTGACCAAGCTGGGCATGGTATTCGGGTCCCTGCCCTTCCACGCCTTCTTCGGCATCGCGCTGATGAGCATGACCACCGTGATGGGTGGCTGGTTCTTCCGCAGTCTTGCCCTCGGCTGGAACAGCGACCTGCTCGGTGATCAGCGCACCGGCGGTAGCCTGGCGTGGGCCAGCGGTGAAGTGCCGTTGGTTGTGGTGATGTTGGCACTGCTCATCCAGTGGTCACGCAGCGATGCGAAACTCGCGAAACGGACCGACCGGGCCGCCGATCGCGACCACGACGCGGAGCTGGCCGCCCACAATGCCATGTTCGCCGAACTGGCCAAACGTGATCGAGGAATACGTCATTGA
- a CDS encoding amino acid permease, whose protein sequence is MTDVLRDEDAGYQKSLRPRQLQMIAIGGAIGTGLFLGAGGRLASAGPGLVLVYAVCGVFVFFVLRALGELVLHRPSSGSFVSYAREFYGEKLAYAVGWMYFFHWCMSGIVDITAIATYVHYWSAFGAIPQWVIALIALAVVVAINLVSVRWFGELEFWAALIKVVALVSFLVIGTVFLVGRFRIAGESTGPVVLQGHGGLFPTGLLPLVVVTTGVVFAYSAVELVGTAAGEAENPEKIMPRAINSVIARIAVFYVGSLVLLSLLLPYTAFRAGESPFVTFFAKIGVDGADSVMNLVVLTAAFSSLNAGLYSTGRILRSMSMSGSAPARAAKLSSNGVPYVGILATGAIALTGVGLNAVVPEHAYEIVLNMSALGVITAWAAIVLCQLQLWRWWRDGRVARPTFRLIGTPYTSIATLVFLAGVVALMASSGSTEQRSAIVAVPLIMVPVLVGGWFLRRRRDIAEPVQTAADSEPSH, encoded by the coding sequence GTGACTGACGTATTGCGCGACGAGGACGCCGGGTATCAGAAGAGTCTTCGCCCACGTCAGCTACAGATGATCGCGATCGGCGGCGCCATCGGCACCGGACTGTTCCTCGGTGCGGGCGGTCGGTTGGCCAGCGCCGGTCCCGGGCTGGTTCTGGTCTACGCCGTATGCGGAGTGTTCGTCTTCTTCGTGCTCCGTGCGCTGGGCGAGCTGGTATTGCACCGTCCGTCGTCGGGATCGTTCGTTTCCTACGCCCGCGAGTTCTACGGCGAGAAACTCGCCTATGCGGTCGGTTGGATGTATTTCTTCCACTGGTGCATGAGCGGCATCGTGGACATCACGGCCATCGCCACTTACGTCCACTATTGGTCGGCCTTCGGCGCGATTCCGCAGTGGGTCATCGCGCTGATCGCGCTGGCCGTGGTGGTGGCCATCAATCTGGTGTCGGTGCGCTGGTTCGGTGAGCTGGAGTTCTGGGCCGCGCTGATCAAAGTTGTTGCGCTGGTGAGCTTTCTGGTGATCGGTACGGTCTTTCTGGTCGGCCGCTTCCGGATAGCGGGCGAGAGTACCGGGCCCGTTGTCCTGCAAGGTCACGGCGGGCTGTTCCCGACCGGGTTGCTTCCGCTGGTGGTCGTCACGACCGGTGTCGTATTCGCCTACTCCGCAGTGGAATTGGTGGGTACCGCGGCCGGCGAGGCGGAAAATCCCGAGAAGATCATGCCGCGCGCAATCAACTCGGTGATCGCGCGCATTGCCGTGTTCTACGTCGGGTCGCTGGTGCTGCTCAGCCTGTTGCTACCGTATACGGCCTTCCGCGCGGGGGAGAGCCCGTTCGTCACCTTCTTCGCCAAAATCGGTGTGGACGGCGCGGATTCCGTCATGAACCTGGTGGTGCTGACGGCGGCCTTCTCCAGTCTCAATGCGGGGCTGTACTCGACGGGCCGCATCCTGCGCTCCATGTCGATGAGCGGCAGCGCCCCGGCCCGCGCCGCCAAGCTATCGTCGAATGGTGTTCCCTACGTTGGAATTCTGGCCACCGGTGCGATCGCCCTGACCGGCGTCGGACTCAATGCGGTGGTCCCCGAGCACGCATACGAAATCGTGCTGAATATGTCGGCCCTCGGTGTGATCACCGCCTGGGCGGCAATCGTGCTGTGCCAATTGCAGCTGTGGCGTTGGTGGCGCGACGGCCGCGTGGCCCGCCCCACCTTCCGCCTGATCGGCACCCCGTACACCAGCATCGCCACCTTGGTATTCCTCGCCGGTGTAGTGGCGCTGATGGCGAGCAGCGGGAGCACAGAACAACGCAGCGCGATCGTCGCAGTACCGCTGATCATGGTTCCGGTGCTGGTCGGAGGTTGGTTCCTCAGGCGGCGTCGCGACATCGCCGAGCCGGTTCAGACAGCGGCGGACTCCGAACCATCTCACTGA
- a CDS encoding FAD-dependent monooxygenase produces the protein MGRAAVLVVGAGPSGLVLARGLAAQGVAVRVVDKMSGPVVTSRANILHARGVEVLQRLGAMGDLRERSLAPVGMRMYVQSRPIATMRFAPDDRESVQALFVSQAQIEEQLRQRLTELGVDIEWGRTVTTATQDADGVAVEFADGTRLRTDWLVGCDGAHSVVRHAAGIEFPGVSVVEQFLLADVDADWDRDRSTSAGFYHRSGLLLAIPMRGNDDRGDRWRLMADVAAVDRHHSAADIVARFEELLRERAEETEVRIREAVWTSVFRIHRRLAADYRSGRILLAGDAAHIHSPIGGQGMNTGIGDAENLAWKLALVVGGHADARLLDTYTAERRPLATDVLRNTTANTKILVGEGLLARFVRDRIFIPLLDSPKVQQKATRTASQLWVTYRKGPLGRRRGPAPRPGDRIPDRQCAHLDGSSTRLYAELQPAWVVLAQPDTSTAALASVAVKHLGSNVTVLTDPATAHPALLIRPDGHLAWRGEDPAALHKWFAETLCSKMEA, from the coding sequence ATGGGACGCGCAGCGGTATTGGTGGTGGGGGCGGGTCCGTCGGGGCTGGTGCTGGCGCGTGGGTTGGCCGCGCAAGGAGTGGCGGTTCGTGTGGTCGACAAAATGAGCGGCCCGGTAGTGACGTCGCGGGCGAACATTCTGCACGCGCGCGGCGTCGAGGTTTTGCAGCGGTTGGGGGCGATGGGTGATCTGCGAGAACGGTCGTTGGCTCCGGTTGGTATGCGAATGTATGTGCAGTCGCGTCCCATCGCGACAATGCGGTTCGCACCGGATGACCGCGAGTCGGTGCAGGCGCTGTTCGTATCGCAGGCCCAGATCGAAGAACAGCTGCGGCAACGGCTCACCGAGCTGGGAGTGGACATCGAGTGGGGTCGGACGGTCACGACCGCGACCCAGGACGCCGATGGCGTGGCGGTGGAATTCGCGGACGGGACACGACTGCGAACGGATTGGCTGGTCGGTTGCGACGGTGCGCACAGCGTGGTGCGCCACGCCGCTGGAATCGAGTTCCCCGGTGTTTCAGTGGTCGAGCAGTTCCTGCTCGCCGATGTGGACGCGGACTGGGACCGTGACCGCTCCACATCGGCTGGCTTCTATCACCGCAGCGGCCTGTTGTTGGCGATCCCTATGCGCGGCAACGACGATCGTGGTGACCGGTGGCGGCTCATGGCAGATGTCGCGGCTGTCGATCGGCATCATTCGGCCGCGGATATCGTCGCTCGCTTCGAGGAGCTGCTACGCGAACGGGCCGAGGAGACCGAGGTGCGTATCCGAGAAGCGGTGTGGACGTCGGTGTTCCGGATTCACCGCAGACTCGCCGCGGACTACCGGTCCGGTCGCATCTTGTTGGCTGGCGACGCTGCCCACATCCACAGCCCGATCGGCGGGCAGGGCATGAACACGGGAATCGGTGATGCCGAGAACCTGGCGTGGAAACTGGCCCTGGTCGTCGGCGGCCACGCGGACGCGAGGCTGCTCGACACCTACACCGCCGAGCGGCGTCCACTGGCCACGGACGTGCTCCGCAACACCACCGCCAACACGAAAATCCTTGTCGGCGAGGGTCTTTTGGCGCGTTTCGTGCGGGACCGGATCTTCATCCCGCTACTCGATTCCCCGAAGGTGCAGCAGAAAGCGACGCGCACCGCGTCGCAACTGTGGGTCACTTATCGGAAAGGGCCACTGGGCCGCCGCCGAGGGCCCGCACCCCGGCCCGGGGATCGGATACCCGACCGTCAATGTGCGCACCTCGACGGCAGCTCGACCCGGTTGTATGCCGAACTGCAACCCGCATGGGTCGTCCTCGCTCAGCCCGACACGTCCACCGCTGCGTTGGCGAGTGTGGCCGTGAAGCATCTCGGCTCGAATGTCACCGTGTTGACCGACCCGGCAACTGCACACCCTGCATTACTGATCCGCCCCGACGGGCACCTGGCCTGGCGCGGCGAGGACCCCGCCGCGCTACACAAGTGGTTCGCCGAAACGCTCTGCTCGAAGATGGAGGCATGA
- a CDS encoding DUF4383 domain-containing protein: MAAHHAQTSAAHWTPLRIAAAAVGAVFLVVGVLGFVPGITTNYDSMEWAGHSSDAQLLGLFNVSILHNIVHLLFGVVGLLASRTALASRAFLLGGGIIYLVLWLYGLVTDQHSDANFIPVNTADNWLHFALGVGMVAVGAALGWSGSRGVTGSPRPSIQ; encoded by the coding sequence ATGGCCGCGCATCACGCGCAAACCTCAGCCGCGCATTGGACGCCGCTGCGCATCGCGGCGGCGGCGGTCGGCGCGGTGTTCCTGGTGGTCGGCGTGCTGGGCTTCGTACCGGGCATCACCACGAATTACGACAGCATGGAATGGGCCGGACACAGCTCCGACGCCCAACTCCTGGGGTTGTTCAACGTCTCGATCCTGCACAACATCGTCCACCTGCTGTTCGGCGTAGTCGGCCTGCTGGCATCGCGCACAGCGCTCGCATCCCGGGCGTTCCTGCTCGGCGGCGGCATCATCTACCTGGTGCTGTGGCTGTACGGGCTGGTCACCGACCAGCACAGCGATGCGAACTTCATCCCGGTGAACACCGCCGACAACTGGCTGCACTTCGCCCTCGGCGTCGGCATGGTCGCCGTCGGGGCGGCGCTCGGGTGGTCGGGCAGCCGAGGCGTAACCGGGTCGCCGCGTCCGTCGATTCAATAG
- a CDS encoding FAD-dependent oxidoreductase → MRAVVVGSGIVGLSTAYELLRAGHHVVVVSAEPIDSTTSFLAAAVWFPTAAGPTDRVAAWSVETFTHLARLAHEDVPGARMCESLAVYRDEPATPSWSAAVREFRRARPDELPPHYRFGFRFAVPLLEMPIFLPWLESQVGQAGAYRVRRTVRSLDELDDLAPDVIVNCAGLRAGSLADDAEVYPIRGQIVRITNPGISVSVRDEAHPLGRAYVHPRTHDCILGGSLETGAWDQTPDPQLTQSILRRCRDLVPQLTGAEVIETLVGLRPGRAEVRLEIAHTDSSSIPVIHNYGHGGSGITIAHGCAREVSALIETL, encoded by the coding sequence GTGCGAGCGGTGGTAGTCGGATCCGGAATCGTCGGCCTGTCAACGGCATACGAGCTGCTGCGCGCCGGGCATCACGTCGTGGTGGTGAGTGCGGAGCCCATCGACTCGACGACGTCATTTCTCGCGGCCGCGGTGTGGTTTCCCACCGCGGCCGGGCCGACCGATCGCGTGGCCGCCTGGAGCGTCGAGACGTTCACCCATCTGGCGCGACTGGCACACGAGGACGTACCGGGCGCCCGCATGTGTGAGTCGCTCGCCGTCTATCGGGACGAACCAGCGACACCGTCCTGGTCGGCGGCGGTACGTGAGTTCCGGCGGGCGCGGCCGGACGAACTCCCGCCGCACTACCGATTCGGGTTCCGGTTCGCGGTTCCACTGCTCGAGATGCCGATCTTCCTGCCGTGGCTGGAATCCCAGGTTGGCCAGGCCGGCGCTTATCGGGTTCGGCGGACGGTCCGGAGCCTGGACGAACTCGATGACCTGGCGCCCGATGTCATCGTCAACTGTGCGGGCCTGCGCGCCGGTTCGCTGGCCGACGACGCCGAGGTCTACCCGATCCGCGGCCAGATCGTGCGCATTACCAACCCGGGCATCTCGGTGTCGGTGCGCGACGAAGCACACCCACTGGGTCGCGCCTACGTCCACCCCCGCACCCACGACTGCATCCTCGGTGGCTCACTGGAGACCGGAGCATGGGATCAGACCCCCGATCCACAACTGACACAGTCGATCCTGCGCCGCTGCCGAGATCTCGTACCGCAGTTGACCGGTGCCGAGGTCATCGAAACACTCGTCGGACTGCGGCCGGGCCGTGCCGAAGTCCGCCTCGAAATCGCCCACACCGACTCGTCATCGATTCCGGTGATCCACAACTACGGCCACGGCGGCTCCGGCATCACGATCGCCCACGGTTGCGCCCGCGAGGTGTCGGCGCTCATCGAAACGCTGTGA
- a CDS encoding TetR/AcrR family transcriptional regulator, which produces MSIDTPRREGPGRPRDPNADAAILRAAVDLLIERGIDNTSMEAIAKRAGVAKVTVYKRWKSKEDLLAQAIEQAREDIPGVPPTTAATDLPDLIEALLPQWGATLAHPKYRLLAARLLGAGPSHPALLNAYWHHHVLPRRERSRALLQQAQAAGALSPTADLDILLDMLNGAIIHHLLLEPARSHANEDPQPSDLTAYLRSLLRHAGFVLSGTTDRSDPAK; this is translated from the coding sequence ATGAGCATCGACACTCCGCGACGCGAAGGACCGGGACGTCCTCGCGATCCCAACGCCGACGCCGCCATCCTGCGCGCCGCCGTTGACCTGCTCATCGAACGCGGCATCGACAACACCAGCATGGAAGCCATCGCCAAACGCGCCGGAGTCGCAAAGGTCACCGTCTACAAACGGTGGAAATCGAAGGAGGACCTGCTGGCCCAAGCGATCGAGCAGGCGCGCGAAGACATCCCCGGCGTGCCACCGACTACCGCTGCCACTGACCTGCCCGACCTGATCGAGGCTCTGCTCCCGCAATGGGGTGCGACCCTAGCCCACCCCAAGTATCGCCTGCTCGCGGCGCGCCTCCTCGGAGCCGGCCCCAGCCACCCGGCACTGCTGAACGCGTACTGGCACCACCATGTGCTGCCCCGGCGCGAACGCTCGCGCGCCCTGCTCCAGCAAGCCCAGGCCGCCGGTGCCCTCTCACCAACCGCCGACCTCGACATCCTGCTCGACATGCTCAACGGCGCGATCATCCATCACCTGCTGCTGGAACCAGCCCGATCCCACGCAAACGAAGACCCGCAACCGTCAGACCTGACCGCATACCTGCGTAGCCTGCTGCGCCACGCCGGGTTCGTGCTCTCCGGCACTACCGACCGATCAGATCCCGCGAAATAA
- a CDS encoding VOC family protein has product MTEGKVGSLRTVVLDCPDPTELAEFYARLLGAELTDAPDDTWVVIEEPGGRRVAFQYAPQYRPPRFPDPEASQQVHFDVLVDEIEAAEPKALALGARLVQANDDKQFRVYADPVGHTFCLIWL; this is encoded by the coding sequence ATGACCGAAGGCAAGGTCGGAAGTCTGCGCACTGTCGTGCTGGATTGCCCGGATCCGACTGAGCTGGCCGAGTTCTATGCCCGGCTGCTCGGCGCCGAACTGACCGATGCGCCGGATGACACCTGGGTCGTCATCGAAGAACCCGGCGGCAGGCGCGTGGCGTTCCAATACGCGCCGCAGTATCGACCACCGCGTTTCCCGGATCCGGAAGCGTCCCAGCAGGTGCATTTCGATGTGCTGGTGGACGAGATCGAAGCGGCCGAGCCGAAAGCCCTCGCGCTCGGCGCGCGATTGGTGCAGGCCAACGACGACAAGCAATTCCGTGTCTACGCCGATCCCGTCGGACACACCTTCTGTCTCATTTGGCTGTAG
- the ectB gene encoding diaminobutyrate--2-oxoglutarate transaminase, whose product MTVAASGCLQVARNNTAMTVFETLESNVRGYCRAWPTVFDTGSGAWLRDENGKDYLDFFAGAGALNYGHNNPVLKRALLDYIVGDGIMHSLDMSTVAKRRLLEALRDTIFEPRELDYKVQFPGPTGANAVEAALKLARKVTGRQTVLNFTNAFHGMSLGALSVTGNAAKRAAAGVPLPHTMPMPYDGFLDVADDLRWMRRALDDSSSGLDKPAAVIVETVQGEGGVNVARSQWLRQLAELCGARGILLIVDDVQMGCGRTGGFFSFEFAGITPDIVTLSKSIGGYGLPMALVLFKPELDQWAPGEHNGTFRGNNAAFVTARVALEHYWSDTALEISTVAKGERTARALAEIAAAFPGISTRGRGLVHGIAFEEASRAGKVCQLAFERGLLVETSGSADEVVKLMPPLTISDDELDRGLSLLAGAVEEICE is encoded by the coding sequence ATGACTGTCGCCGCTAGCGGCTGCTTGCAGGTCGCTCGAAACAACACCGCGATGACCGTTTTCGAGACGCTCGAGTCGAATGTGCGCGGGTACTGCCGGGCCTGGCCGACCGTCTTCGATACCGGCAGCGGGGCCTGGCTGCGCGATGAGAACGGCAAGGACTACTTGGACTTCTTCGCGGGCGCGGGCGCACTCAACTACGGCCACAACAATCCGGTGCTGAAGCGGGCGCTGCTGGACTACATCGTCGGCGACGGGATCATGCACAGCCTCGACATGTCGACCGTCGCCAAGCGACGGCTGCTGGAGGCCTTGCGCGACACGATCTTCGAGCCCCGTGAACTGGACTACAAGGTGCAGTTTCCCGGTCCGACCGGCGCGAATGCGGTCGAGGCCGCACTGAAGCTGGCGCGCAAGGTCACCGGACGCCAGACCGTTCTCAACTTCACCAACGCCTTCCATGGGATGTCGCTCGGCGCGTTATCGGTGACCGGCAATGCCGCCAAACGGGCGGCTGCCGGTGTGCCACTGCCGCATACGATGCCCATGCCCTACGACGGCTTCCTCGATGTGGCCGACGACCTGCGCTGGATGCGGCGGGCCCTGGACGACTCGTCCTCTGGTTTGGACAAGCCCGCCGCGGTGATCGTGGAGACCGTGCAGGGCGAGGGCGGGGTGAATGTCGCACGCTCGCAATGGCTGCGGCAGCTGGCCGAATTGTGCGGAGCGCGCGGAATTCTGCTGATCGTCGACGATGTGCAGATGGGTTGCGGACGGACCGGTGGGTTTTTCTCGTTCGAGTTCGCGGGCATAACTCCCGACATCGTGACGCTGTCGAAATCCATCGGCGGGTACGGGTTGCCCATGGCGCTGGTGCTTTTCAAACCCGAACTCGATCAGTGGGCGCCCGGTGAGCACAACGGCACCTTCCGCGGCAACAATGCGGCATTCGTCACCGCGCGGGTTGCGCTCGAGCACTACTGGTCCGATACCGCGCTGGAGATTTCGACGGTGGCCAAAGGGGAGCGCACGGCACGCGCGCTCGCCGAAATCGCCGCGGCATTCCCCGGTATCTCGACGCGCGGGCGCGGGCTGGTGCACGGCATCGCGTTCGAGGAAGCGTCGCGCGCCGGCAAGGTGTGCCAACTCGCCTTCGAGCGCGGGCTGCTCGTGGAGACCTCTGGTTCGGCCGACGAGGTGGTAAAGCTGATGCCGCCGTTGACAATCAGCGATGACGAATTGGATCGCGGGTTGTCGCTGCTCGCCGGTGCGGTGGAGGAGATCTGCGAATAG
- a CDS encoding ABC transporter permease, translating to MRGRVEGNRSRLAALHALRTARLYTYLVRAGFRRQSQYKLAMFAGLFTNCVFGFVRAAVMMAAVRASGGFDGYDAGSISAYVWLSQALLGATQFMGPPLELVDRVKNGDIAIDFLRPVDVQFSYLAIDLGRASCTILPRGVPSVLVGVLTFGLVMPSTPGPYVLGLVSVVLAVALSFLCLFAVGLIGFWVVETRGLRVLYQICGTFLAGLFVPVHMFPAWLRTVAHATPFPSILQSPIDILSGRVTGMDAVTVVAAQVFWVLAVGAVGRALLVAGRRRLEVQGG from the coding sequence GTGCGCGGCAGAGTGGAGGGCAACAGATCGCGGCTCGCCGCACTGCACGCACTCCGGACCGCGCGGCTGTACACCTACCTCGTCCGAGCCGGTTTCCGACGTCAATCCCAGTACAAACTCGCGATGTTCGCGGGCCTGTTCACCAACTGCGTCTTCGGATTCGTGCGCGCGGCGGTGATGATGGCCGCGGTACGCGCCTCCGGCGGCTTCGATGGTTACGACGCGGGATCGATCAGCGCCTACGTCTGGCTGTCCCAGGCCCTGCTCGGCGCGACCCAATTCATGGGACCACCACTGGAATTGGTGGATCGTGTCAAGAACGGCGATATCGCGATCGACTTCTTGCGCCCGGTCGATGTCCAATTCAGTTATCTCGCCATCGATCTCGGCCGAGCTTCCTGCACGATCCTGCCGCGCGGCGTGCCGAGCGTACTGGTCGGCGTGCTCACTTTCGGGCTCGTCATGCCCAGCACACCGGGACCCTACGTGCTCGGGCTGGTCAGCGTGGTGCTGGCCGTAGCGTTGTCATTTCTATGCCTTTTCGCCGTCGGATTGATCGGATTTTGGGTGGTGGAAACCCGCGGGCTCCGAGTGCTATACCAGATTTGCGGCACGTTTCTGGCCGGGCTGTTCGTGCCGGTCCACATGTTCCCGGCATGGCTGCGCACCGTCGCGCATGCCACTCCGTTCCCGTCGATCCTGCAGTCGCCGATCGACATCCTGTCGGGTCGGGTCACCGGGATGGATGCAGTGACGGTCGTTGCCGCACAGGTGTTCTGGGTACTCGCGGTCGGTGCGGTGGGCCGGGCGCTGCTGGTGGCCGGGCGCCGCAGGCTGGAGGTGCAGGGTGGCTGA
- a CDS encoding L,D-transpeptidase family protein, with protein MSKRITLLIVLLVGVAACTSTPRSDLPLPYHGDADQVVTVVAENAADTTATLTAWQRISGGWRAAIGPLRAYVGRDGIGRASEDSAHTPAGVWTLSEAFGIAPNDGSRLPYRQVGAQDWWVSDTASPSYNHYVQCATGTCEFDEHASENLGQAGPAYEHAVVIDYNRQPVVAGAGSAFFLHVETGRPTAGCVSIPAADLEAVMRWLDPSAHPVINIGSK; from the coding sequence TTGTCGAAACGCATAACGCTGCTCATCGTGCTGCTGGTCGGCGTCGCCGCGTGCACCAGCACACCCAGGTCCGATCTGCCCCTGCCGTACCACGGAGACGCCGACCAGGTCGTCACCGTCGTCGCCGAGAACGCCGCCGATACCACCGCGACACTGACTGCGTGGCAGCGCATTTCAGGTGGCTGGCGCGCCGCTATCGGTCCGCTGCGGGCCTATGTCGGGCGCGACGGCATCGGCCGAGCCAGCGAGGACTCGGCGCACACTCCCGCCGGTGTGTGGACGCTGAGCGAGGCGTTCGGGATCGCGCCGAACGACGGGTCCCGACTCCCCTATCGCCAGGTCGGCGCACAGGACTGGTGGGTCTCCGATACCGCCTCGCCGAGTTACAACCACTACGTCCAATGTGCCACCGGCACTTGCGAATTCGATGAGCATGCCAGCGAGAACCTGGGTCAGGCAGGTCCGGCGTACGAACACGCCGTGGTGATCGACTACAACCGTCAGCCCGTCGTCGCGGGCGCGGGCTCGGCCTTCTTCCTCCATGTCGAGACCGGACGTCCGACCGCTGGGTGCGTATCGATCCCGGCTGCCGATCTCGAAGCCGTTATGCGATGGCTGGATCCGAGCGCGCACCCGGTGATCAATATCGGCAGCAAGTGA